In Coleofasciculus sp. FACHB-1120, one genomic interval encodes:
- a CDS encoding serine/threonine phosphatase: MLVCPDCQFENPNTNKFCQKCGTSLTHKVCSECKTQVPLNLVECPNCGATTGTVWWAILSKDSNSQLAASGSTVGEPEAATAPSSGNREVADITSSAETTQPLPAASLDANAMPTEVTAEPDETTVPLPNASGVQELQATSVPAENTLPADSIASTISPSDSVSSTDVQTLNAENPLTASSSAAETSTETTRENSSSGETNPITPQIVYLDPQQRYQLLDALPSYSDKAEVMVRVLDCQPFQKAPLTAIMEQLQGSEAVNAGSNSETVASSAQSVKNRNFIDQTLNVNSLAAKSIPNIAQAYLDLQNNLSPTLPAIHDAWQQDSTSVVLLEDRSQWPLLNDLGSYAQIPLLQILYWLDEMAKLWVALEPWQMRQSLLELSNLRVDEDQTLCLQRLYKEPANATLSLQNLGQVWKELFELSGRSQLDSLEKLLDNLQSGKIQNPSDLRSQLQAIAEEQEDSQVSKTRIQPPLPSENRVPDASEGDDMPTIILPMQLLSLDDAGCTDIGRQREHNEDNFGINTEVKKQETPLGRTVQARGLYILCDGMGGHAGGEVASVMAVDTIRRYFQDNWQSRLPTEDRIREAVLLANKAIFDINQQQERSGSGRMGTTLVMVLIEDTKVAIAHVGDSRLYRLSRKRGLEQITIDHEVGQREIQRGVDPAIAYARPDAYQLTQALGPRDENFVRPDVQFLELNEDTLLLLCSDGLSDNDLIETHWQTHLLPLLSSRANLDQGLLQLIDLANQHNGHDNITAVAIRAKVRPNLDQHQMF, encoded by the coding sequence ATGCTTGTCTGTCCCGACTGTCAGTTTGAAAATCCAAATACCAACAAGTTTTGTCAAAAATGTGGAACTTCCCTAACCCACAAAGTTTGCTCTGAATGCAAAACTCAAGTGCCATTGAATCTTGTAGAGTGTCCCAATTGTGGTGCCACGACGGGAACGGTGTGGTGGGCGATTCTCTCAAAAGATTCAAACTCGCAACTTGCCGCTTCCGGCTCAACCGTAGGAGAGCCGGAAGCGGCAACAGCTCCTTCTAGTGGGAATCGGGAAGTTGCAGATATCACCTCGTCTGCTGAAACAACACAGCCGTTACCGGCTGCGTCTTTAGACGCCAATGCAATGCCAACAGAGGTTACAGCCGAGCCAGACGAGACAACTGTACCCTTGCCGAACGCTTCAGGAGTACAGGAGTTGCAGGCAACCTCTGTACCAGCGGAAAACACTTTGCCAGCAGATTCTATAGCGTCTACAATATCGCCTTCCGATTCTGTTTCATCAACAGATGTTCAGACTCTAAACGCGGAGAACCCATTAACCGCCTCAAGTTCGGCTGCGGAGACTTCGACAGAGACGACCCGTGAAAATAGCAGTAGCGGGGAAACGAACCCAATCACACCACAGATTGTATATTTAGACCCCCAGCAGCGTTATCAATTGCTGGACGCCCTACCGTCTTATTCGGACAAGGCTGAGGTGATGGTGAGAGTTTTGGACTGTCAGCCGTTCCAAAAAGCTCCGCTTACAGCCATCATGGAGCAACTACAAGGTTCTGAGGCCGTGAATGCTGGGAGTAACTCAGAAACAGTGGCTTCTTCGGCTCAATCGGTCAAAAACCGGAATTTTATTGACCAGACTCTGAATGTAAATTCGTTAGCCGCCAAAAGTATTCCCAATATTGCCCAAGCATATTTGGATTTACAGAATAACTTGTCCCCGACCCTACCAGCGATTCATGATGCATGGCAGCAGGACAGCACTTCTGTTGTGCTGTTAGAAGACCGTTCCCAATGGCCTTTGCTCAACGATCTGGGCAGTTATGCTCAAATTCCGCTGTTGCAGATTTTGTACTGGCTGGATGAAATGGCAAAACTGTGGGTAGCGCTAGAACCCTGGCAGATGCGTCAGAGTCTGCTGGAGCTATCAAACCTGCGTGTGGATGAAGATCAAACACTGTGCCTACAACGCTTGTATAAAGAGCCAGCCAACGCAACCTTGTCACTCCAAAATTTGGGGCAAGTCTGGAAAGAATTATTTGAACTATCAGGGCGATCGCAGTTAGATTCTCTGGAGAAACTCTTGGACAACCTGCAAAGCGGTAAGATTCAAAACCCCTCAGACTTGCGATCGCAGCTACAGGCGATCGCTGAAGAGCAAGAAGATTCTCAGGTCTCAAAAACTCGGATTCAGCCACCCCTCCCCTCAGAGAATCGTGTCCCTGACGCGAGCGAGGGCGATGATATGCCCACCATCATCCTGCCGATGCAGTTGCTTAGTCTCGACGATGCAGGTTGCACGGATATCGGGCGGCAACGGGAACACAATGAAGACAACTTTGGCATCAACACGGAAGTTAAAAAGCAAGAAACTCCACTAGGTCGAACCGTCCAAGCGCGAGGGCTGTATATTCTCTGTGACGGCATGGGAGGACACGCTGGGGGTGAAGTGGCAAGTGTGATGGCGGTGGATACTATCAGACGCTATTTCCAAGACAATTGGCAAAGCCGTTTACCTACAGAAGACCGTATTCGAGAGGCAGTGCTTTTAGCCAATAAAGCGATTTTTGATATTAATCAACAACAAGAACGTTCTGGCTCTGGACGAATGGGGACGACTCTTGTGATGGTTTTGATTGAGGATACCAAAGTAGCGATCGCTCATGTTGGGGATAGCCGCCTGTATCGTCTCAGCCGTAAACGCGGTTTAGAACAAATTACAATCGACCACGAAGTCGGCCAACGGGAAATCCAGCGAGGGGTAGATCCTGCCATTGCCTACGCTCGACCTGATGCCTACCAGCTGACCCAAGCTTTGGGACCGCGAGACGAGAATTTTGTCCGTCCTGATGTCCAATTTTTGGAACTCAATGAAGATACTTTATTGCTTCTGTGTTCCGATGGTTTATCAGATAACGACCTCATAGAAACTCACTGGCAAACTCACCTTTTGCCCCTCCTGAGTTCTAGAGCTAACCTGGATCAGGGTCTTTTGCAACTCATTGACCTCGCCAATCAGCACAACGGTCACGATAACATCACAGCGGTGGCTATCCGAGCGAAAGTGCGACCCAACCTGGATCAACATCAGATGTTTTAA
- a CDS encoding FHA domain-containing serine/threonine-protein kinase gives MVTLTLLAPSSPSPQQWNFQKASTIRIGRAPDNDVVLNDGMVSRHHLELRRVGNSSSSNGGTPSVQWLLVNQGTNGTFVNGILVAQGEVSDDCLIQLARGGPILKFQLSSKEEPATLSQKPEEKAHSLPIPQPAVSSQAACSHSGNPPGNLFCIHCGQPLVKIHRHIRQYQVLRTLGQGGMGTTYLAWDPERPRGAALVVLKEMNADMAQNSKARELFEREARTLKTLHHSGIPQYYDFFVEGGKKYLAMELIQGEDLEKRIYLKGPVHLKQAIEWMIQACEILGYIHSQDPPLIHRDIKPANLMVRFRDNQVVVLDFGAVKEIGTPPGTRIGAPDYSAPEQDRGQPVTQSDLYAIGPTLIFLLSGESPQKFYKRKGMGYRFNVEGMPTITPQLRIVIEKVTEPRPSDRYQSAWELSQALTACL, from the coding sequence ATGGTTACGCTGACCCTTCTCGCTCCCTCGTCTCCCTCTCCGCAGCAGTGGAACTTCCAAAAAGCATCCACGATTCGGATTGGTCGCGCCCCTGATAATGACGTAGTTCTTAATGATGGTATGGTTTCCAGGCACCATCTAGAACTCCGGAGAGTAGGCAACTCATCCAGTAGCAACGGAGGCACGCCATCCGTCCAATGGTTGTTGGTCAATCAAGGCACGAATGGCACCTTTGTCAATGGCATTCTGGTTGCCCAGGGAGAGGTATCGGATGATTGCCTCATCCAGCTGGCGCGAGGAGGCCCGATCCTGAAATTCCAACTCAGCAGCAAAGAGGAGCCAGCCACTCTCTCTCAGAAGCCTGAAGAAAAGGCACACAGTCTTCCGATTCCACAGCCAGCAGTCAGTTCTCAAGCAGCTTGTTCTCACTCCGGAAATCCACCGGGTAACTTGTTCTGCATCCACTGCGGGCAACCTTTGGTAAAGATACATCGCCACATCCGTCAGTATCAGGTGTTGAGGACGCTGGGACAAGGAGGTATGGGCACCACGTATCTTGCCTGGGACCCCGAACGCCCGCGCGGGGCGGCTCTCGTGGTGCTAAAGGAAATGAATGCTGATATGGCACAAAATTCTAAAGCCAGAGAACTCTTTGAACGAGAGGCTCGTACCCTGAAGACGCTACATCATTCAGGAATTCCCCAGTATTATGACTTTTTTGTGGAGGGTGGCAAGAAATACCTGGCAATGGAGTTGATCCAAGGCGAGGATTTAGAAAAGCGCATCTATTTAAAAGGGCCAGTACACCTAAAGCAGGCGATTGAGTGGATGATTCAAGCCTGCGAAATCTTGGGCTATATTCATAGCCAAGACCCGCCCCTCATCCACCGGGACATTAAACCGGCAAATTTGATGGTGCGTTTTCGGGACAATCAGGTGGTGGTATTGGATTTTGGAGCAGTCAAAGAAATTGGTACGCCACCGGGGACACGCATTGGTGCCCCAGATTATAGCGCCCCAGAACAAGATCGGGGTCAGCCAGTGACGCAATCAGATTTATATGCGATTGGACCAACCCTGATTTTTCTGTTAAGTGGCGAAAGCCCCCAAAAGTTTTATAAACGAAAGGGGATGGGTTACAGATTCAATGTTGAAGGGATGCCGACAATTACACCCCAACTGCGGATCGTGATTGAGAAAGTGACAGAACCCCGACCGAGCGATCGCTATCAATCAGCATGGGAACTCTCCCAAGCTTTGACCGCCTGTCTTTAA
- a CDS encoding DUF4327 family protein, translating to MTQQVIHPMVKMQRQMHSLVTSNIIKPTDKLWKIALLYGDEWSYWKKELLEFGFTMQDPVSELLAVEAWEDED from the coding sequence ATGACTCAGCAAGTAATTCACCCAATGGTGAAAATGCAGCGTCAAATGCATTCACTTGTAACATCGAATATTATCAAGCCCACAGATAAACTCTGGAAAATCGCTCTCCTCTATGGAGATGAGTGGTCTTACTGGAAAAAAGAACTGTTGGAATTTGGATTCACCATGCAAGATCCAGTCAGCGAACTGCTGGCGGTTGAAGCTTGGGAAGACGAGGATTAA
- a CDS encoding lipid kinase, which produces MSQRALLLVNPNARRGQDARQQASERLQQLGFELVDEKSENPKQFSDLIRKHREQVDLVIIGGGDGSVNAAVEGLLDTDLPLAILPLGTANNLARTLNIPQSLPKACQIIANGQIQQIDLGWVNGQYFFNIASLGLSAEVNRRVSKRLKRHWGVFAYIVTAVQVISTVRPFWVDIHWEGQSIEVKTLQITVGNGRYYGSGLVIADDATIDDQRLDLHSLEIKHWRETLPLVFAALRGKSAIGRGVRTIQGKDIELYTRKPYPINTDGERTTETPARFRVIPQALSVFVPSSPKR; this is translated from the coding sequence ATGAGTCAGCGGGCACTGCTATTAGTGAATCCGAATGCTCGACGAGGTCAAGACGCCAGACAGCAAGCATCTGAACGATTGCAACAATTGGGTTTTGAACTGGTGGATGAGAAGAGTGAAAATCCCAAGCAGTTTTCTGACCTGATTCGGAAACATCGCGAACAGGTTGATTTGGTCATCATTGGGGGTGGAGATGGCAGCGTTAATGCGGCAGTCGAAGGATTGTTAGATACTGACTTACCTTTGGCAATTTTGCCTTTAGGCACCGCCAATAATCTGGCGAGAACCCTAAACATTCCCCAGTCGCTGCCAAAAGCTTGCCAAATCATTGCTAATGGTCAAATTCAGCAGATTGACTTGGGCTGGGTGAACGGGCAATATTTTTTCAACATTGCCAGTCTGGGACTGAGTGCAGAAGTAAACCGCAGAGTTTCTAAAAGATTAAAGCGGCATTGGGGCGTTTTTGCTTATATTGTTACGGCAGTGCAAGTTATTTCGACTGTGCGACCTTTTTGGGTTGATATCCACTGGGAAGGTCAGTCTATCGAAGTAAAAACTTTGCAGATTACGGTGGGGAATGGTCGTTATTACGGCAGTGGCTTAGTGATTGCGGATGATGCCACCATTGACGATCAAAGGCTGGATCTGCATAGTTTGGAAATTAAGCATTGGAGGGAAACCCTACCCTTGGTATTTGCTGCTTTGCGGGGAAAATCTGCGATAGGTAGGGGGGTGCGTACCATCCAGGGTAAAGACATTGAGTTATATACTCGAAAACCTTATCCAATTAACACCGACGGGGAAAGGACAACGGAGACGCCAGCCCGATTTCGGGTAATTCCACAAGCTCTATCGGTTTTTGTACCGTCATCTCCTAAAAGGTAG
- a CDS encoding Uma2 family endonuclease produces MTLTAQQLDAMMPDASQLYSDEPEMESSLHYMQLLLLVTCLEWLWRETEDFFIGANLTIYFSRQQLRNRDFRGPDFFLVKPTQKRPRNAWVVWEEDGKYPNLIIELLSTSTAATDRTLKKDLYQDRFRTPEYFWFSPDTLEFQGFRLMGNRYQEIAPNESGWRWSEELGLYLGVEQGQLRYFTPEGDRVPTPEEAAQQAVERAQQAQTQAQQAQSQLEQAQTQAQQAQSQLEQERQRAKRLAEQLRSLGIDPE; encoded by the coding sequence ATGACTTTAACTGCCCAGCAACTAGATGCGATGATGCCCGACGCTAGTCAACTGTATAGTGATGAGCCAGAAATGGAAAGTTCTTTGCACTATATGCAACTGCTGTTGCTTGTTACTTGTCTGGAATGGTTGTGGCGTGAAACAGAGGATTTTTTTATCGGTGCCAATCTCACGATTTATTTTAGTCGGCAACAACTGAGAAATCGAGATTTTCGGGGCCCCGATTTCTTCTTAGTCAAGCCAACTCAAAAACGTCCTCGCAATGCTTGGGTGGTGTGGGAAGAAGATGGCAAGTATCCCAATTTGATTATCGAGTTGCTATCGACTTCTACTGCTGCGACAGACCGCACGTTGAAAAAAGACTTGTATCAAGATCGCTTCCGCACGCCGGAATATTTCTGGTTTTCGCCAGATACGCTAGAATTTCAAGGTTTTCGATTGATGGGAAATAGATATCAAGAAATTGCCCCGAACGAGAGCGGCTGGCGTTGGAGTGAGGAGCTAGGCTTGTATCTGGGCGTAGAACAGGGACAGCTACGCTACTTTACTCCAGAAGGCGATCGCGTACCGACCCCGGAGGAAGCCGCTCAACAGGCAGTAGAACGCGCTCAGCAAGCACAAACGCAAGCTCAACAAGCTCAATCCCAACTAGAACAAGCACAAACGCAAGCTCAACAGGCTCAATCGCAACTAGAACAAGAACGACAACGCGCCAAGCGGTTGGCTGAACAACTGCGATCGCTCGGTATCGATCCAGAGTAA
- the cimA gene encoding citramalate synthase produces the protein MHSDQTNRIWIYDTTLRDGAQREGLSLSLEDKLRIARKLDKLGVPFIEGGWPGANPKDVQFFWQLKEEPLSFSEIVAFCSTRRPHTTAAEDPMLQPILAAGTRWVTIFGKSWDLQVTEGLKTSLEENLAMIGDTIEYLRSQGRRVIYDAEHWFDGYKHNRDYALKTLESAIAAGAEWLVFCDTNGGTLPHEISQIVRDVASVIGISPQQSEASSEFKTRNLPLLGIHTHNDSDTAVANALAAVMEGARMVQGTINGYGERCGNANLCSVIPNLQLKLGYDCIQDEQLLHLTAASRSISEVVNLAPDEHAPFVGRSAFAHKGGIHVSAVERNPLTYEHIQPEQVGNERRIVISDQAGLSNILAKARSFGIDLEKQDPACRQLLRRLKELENEGYQFEAAEASFDLLMREALGQRQQMFELKGFQVHCDIVRNANALATVKVAVNGKDILEAAEANGPVSALDAALRKALVNFYPEIAVFHLTDYKVRILDSGAGTSAKTRVLVESSNGHQRWATVGVSSNILEASYQAVVEGIEYGLLLQSSASRTTEVAATQL, from the coding sequence ATGCACTCAGATCAAACAAACCGAATTTGGATTTACGACACGACATTGCGCGACGGTGCCCAACGCGAAGGGCTATCGCTGTCACTCGAAGACAAGTTGCGAATTGCCCGAAAGCTAGATAAGTTGGGCGTTCCATTTATTGAAGGGGGTTGGCCTGGAGCAAATCCTAAAGATGTACAATTTTTTTGGCAATTGAAGGAAGAACCACTCTCCTTCTCAGAAATTGTCGCCTTTTGTTCGACTCGCCGTCCCCATACAACTGCGGCAGAAGATCCGATGTTGCAGCCCATTCTCGCGGCGGGAACGCGCTGGGTGACGATATTTGGCAAATCCTGGGATTTACAGGTTACAGAAGGTCTGAAGACCAGCTTAGAAGAAAATCTGGCGATGATTGGAGATACGATTGAATATCTCCGCAGTCAGGGGCGGCGGGTGATTTACGATGCGGAACACTGGTTTGATGGCTATAAGCACAATCGGGATTATGCGCTCAAGACCTTAGAGAGTGCGATCGCCGCCGGTGCAGAATGGCTCGTCTTCTGCGACACCAATGGCGGCACGCTTCCCCACGAAATTAGTCAAATTGTCCGGGATGTCGCCAGTGTAATCGGAATCAGCCCTCAGCAGTCAGAAGCCAGCAGTGAGTTCAAAACTCGAAACCTCCCGCTTCTTGGCATTCACACGCACAATGATTCTGATACAGCAGTGGCGAATGCTTTAGCAGCCGTTATGGAAGGAGCTAGGATGGTGCAAGGCACCATCAACGGCTACGGCGAACGCTGCGGTAATGCTAACCTTTGCTCTGTGATTCCCAATTTGCAACTCAAACTGGGATACGACTGTATTCAAGATGAACAACTGCTACACCTGACAGCCGCCAGTCGTTCCATCAGCGAAGTCGTCAATCTGGCTCCCGATGAACACGCACCGTTTGTGGGTCGTTCTGCGTTTGCTCACAAAGGTGGCATCCACGTTTCGGCGGTTGAACGCAACCCGTTGACTTACGAACATATTCAGCCAGAACAAGTCGGCAACGAGCGTCGAATTGTGATTTCCGACCAAGCTGGATTAAGTAATATTTTGGCAAAGGCTCGCAGTTTTGGCATTGACCTAGAGAAACAAGATCCCGCCTGTCGCCAACTTCTACGCCGCCTTAAGGAACTGGAGAATGAAGGCTATCAGTTTGAGGCAGCAGAAGCAAGTTTCGATTTGCTGATGCGCGAGGCATTGGGACAACGACAGCAAATGTTTGAACTCAAGGGTTTTCAAGTTCACTGCGATATCGTCAGGAATGCAAACGCCCTCGCCACCGTGAAAGTTGCTGTCAATGGCAAAGATATCTTGGAAGCTGCGGAAGCAAATGGCCCAGTTTCGGCGCTGGATGCTGCATTACGCAAAGCTTTAGTCAATTTCTACCCAGAAATTGCCGTATTTCACTTGACTGACTACAAAGTGCGGATTCTGGACAGTGGTGCGGGGACTTCAGCCAAAACTCGCGTTCTCGTGGAATCTAGCAACGGTCATCAGCGCTGGGCAACTGTGGGAGTTTCTAGCAATATCTTAGAAGCTTCTTATCAGGCAGTGGTCGAAGGAATTGAGTACGGTTTGCTGTTGCAATCTTCAGCAAGTCGGACGACAGAAGTTGCAGCAACACAATTGTAG
- a CDS encoding 2Fe-2S iron-sulfur cluster-binding protein, with protein sequence MPKVTAQGKTFECNTGANLRKVLLENGIDLYNGKAKIINCQGIGTCGTCAVAVEGNVSEANWKDKTRRSLPPHSPTANRRLACQTQVLGDVKVTKFDGFWGQGTQTVWTPQQ encoded by the coding sequence ATGCCAAAGGTAACAGCTCAAGGAAAAACGTTTGAGTGCAACACGGGGGCTAATCTGCGTAAAGTGCTATTGGAAAATGGCATCGACCTCTACAATGGCAAGGCAAAAATCATTAACTGCCAGGGAATTGGTACCTGTGGCACCTGTGCAGTGGCAGTAGAAGGAAACGTTTCCGAAGCCAACTGGAAAGATAAAACCCGGCGATCGCTTCCTCCTCATTCTCCCACGGCAAACCGTCGCTTAGCTTGTCAAACCCAGGTTTTAGGAGATGTCAAAGTAACCAAATTTGATGGATTTTGGGGACAAGGCACTCAAACGGTTTGGACGCCGCAACAATAA
- a CDS encoding ATP-binding cassette domain-containing protein, producing the protein MNYEDTKAQKDLLRLERVSLAAPVGSQYLLKEISFEVFPGDRLCLIGPSGAGKTSLLRLLNRLLEPTAGTIYLENQDYRKLPVIPLRRQVMLVSQEPKLLGMTVRDALAYPLVLQGATKQVIQQQLLTWIEQLHIPEDWLGRTEVQLSQGQRQLVGIARALVIQPKILLLDEPTSALDAGRAAYVLQVLTQLCNEGKTTVLMVNHQLDLAQMFCNRVLYLQDGQLLEDVSAAQIDWTNLRDRFIQAEAQAAQDWG; encoded by the coding sequence TTGAACTACGAAGACACGAAAGCACAAAAAGATTTGCTGCGGCTGGAACGGGTAAGCCTTGCAGCGCCAGTTGGTTCGCAGTATTTATTGAAGGAAATTTCGTTTGAGGTATTTCCGGGCGATCGCTTGTGTTTAATTGGCCCTTCTGGTGCCGGAAAAACCTCGCTGTTGCGGCTATTGAACCGACTATTAGAACCGACTGCTGGCACAATTTATCTAGAAAATCAAGATTATCGAAAGCTTCCGGTTATTCCGTTGCGGCGGCAGGTAATGCTAGTTTCTCAAGAACCAAAACTTTTGGGAATGACTGTTAGAGATGCCTTAGCTTATCCTCTGGTTTTGCAAGGTGCGACAAAACAGGTAATTCAGCAGCAATTGCTCACATGGATCGAGCAACTACACATCCCAGAAGATTGGTTAGGGCGGACAGAAGTGCAACTGTCGCAAGGACAACGGCAATTGGTGGGAATTGCCCGTGCCCTCGTTATCCAACCTAAAATTTTATTACTTGATGAGCCAACGTCTGCCCTAGATGCGGGTCGTGCTGCTTACGTGCTGCAAGTATTAACGCAACTTTGCAACGAGGGAAAAACTACAGTATTGATGGTCAATCACCAGTTAGATTTAGCCCAAATGTTTTGCAATCGGGTTTTATATTTGCAGGATGGGCAGTTGCTGGAGGATGTCTCAGCAGCACAGATAGACTGGACTAATTTACGCGATCGCTTTATCCAAGCGGAAGCACAAGCTGCTCAAGATTGGGGTTAA
- a CDS encoding biopolymer transporter ExbD, with amino-acid sequence MRLPDEPDIPVQINIVPMIDVIFAILTFFIMSTLFLTRSEGLSVNLPNAATGQAQKSTPVTVSIDEEGEIALNRQPIDLEELETGVRSLIPSEQETLVVLNADEGVNHGQVVAVMDQLRKVKGAKLAIATKK; translated from the coding sequence ATGCGACTACCCGATGAGCCGGATATCCCAGTGCAGATTAACATCGTGCCGATGATCGATGTAATCTTCGCCATTTTGACCTTTTTCATCATGTCCACACTGTTTTTGACCCGTTCAGAAGGGTTATCGGTGAATTTGCCAAATGCAGCAACCGGACAAGCTCAAAAATCGACACCCGTAACGGTGTCAATTGATGAAGAAGGAGAAATCGCACTGAACCGGCAGCCAATTGATTTAGAGGAATTGGAAACCGGAGTGCGATCGCTAATTCCATCTGAGCAAGAAACCCTTGTCGTGCTAAATGCTGATGAAGGCGTCAACCACGGTCAAGTCGTGGCGGTGATGGATCAATTGCGTAAGGTTAAAGGGGCAAAATTAGCGATCGCTACGAAGAAGTAA
- a CDS encoding MotA/TolQ/ExbB proton channel family protein codes for MGISNLFAAGGVVMWPLLGFSILAIALVIERARFWYRINRRQDRVVRDVMKLYQHDPEAAVHRLKQNAELPIARIFLAALELEQPNPEEFRLALESEAQAELPGLKRFNVVFETIIALSPLLGLLGTVLGLINSFASLTLGSVGGSQTVGVTAGISEALVSTATGLIVAIFALVFSNAFRGFYQRQSAHIQEYGGQLELLYRRRYEKGEPSYATTR; via the coding sequence ATGGGAATTAGTAATCTTTTTGCGGCGGGTGGCGTGGTCATGTGGCCACTCCTAGGATTTTCTATATTAGCGATCGCCCTAGTAATAGAGCGTGCAAGGTTTTGGTATCGCATTAACCGACGGCAAGATCGGGTTGTGCGAGACGTGATGAAGCTTTATCAGCACGATCCTGAAGCTGCTGTGCATCGGCTAAAGCAGAATGCTGAGTTGCCGATTGCGCGGATCTTTTTGGCAGCTTTAGAACTGGAACAACCCAATCCAGAAGAATTTCGATTAGCGCTGGAAAGTGAAGCGCAAGCCGAGTTACCTGGATTGAAGCGATTCAATGTGGTGTTTGAAACGATCATCGCTCTTTCCCCTCTACTGGGGTTGCTAGGAACGGTTTTGGGGCTGATTAACTCCTTTGCCTCGCTGACGCTAGGAAGCGTCGGAGGCAGCCAGACGGTGGGTGTTACGGCAGGGATTAGCGAGGCGTTAGTTTCCACCGCCACCGGATTAATTGTGGCAATTTTTGCCCTCGTGTTTTCAAATGCCTTTCGCGGTTTCTATCAGAGGCAGTCGGCACACATTCAAGAGTACGGCGGTCAGCTAGAACTGTTATACCGTCGCCGTTATGAAAAAGGAGAGCCTTCCTATGCGACTACCCGATGA